Proteins encoded within one genomic window of Humulus lupulus chromosome 1, drHumLupu1.1, whole genome shotgun sequence:
- the LOC133832901 gene encoding uncharacterized protein At2g29880-like produces the protein MDAKNVDIDDHASWPEAIESHYIGLLYEEAKKGLQTTTLDKKGWLKIENDIFNSFGKRYKTPQLKSKFNRLRKAHREFSHLLEQTGMGWDTQTKAVTASDEVWDTYLKKYPNAKRFRKKGLQHYEMLGEIFNNTTATGGMSYASTQLPPSSVEERQQERHFFGTGAHVDIDLEFDGDNYGEEEEVTGVRRRATSAPPDAPKPKEKKNKGANSAFDQVMGELAKSISAKTEASLTRSETMRKYYESREKRISEETSNVTNSYNVEDCQSILDGIPDLDNKIYLKALHEFVATPEWRGIFMRMNEECRRAYLDSLLE, from the exons ATGGATGCGAAGAATGTAGACATTGACGATCATGCTTCTTGGCCTGAGGCTATTGAATCACATTATATTGGTCTTTTGTATGAAGAGGCTAAAAAAGGATTACAAACAACAACCTTGGACAAAAAAGGATGGCTAAAAAtagaaaatgacatatttaattcttttggaaaAAGATATAAAACGCCTCAATTGAAATCCAAATTCAATCGGTTGAGAAAGGCACATCGAGAATTTTCTCATCTTTTGGAACAAACTGGTATGGGATGGGATACTCAAACAAAAGCTGTTACAGCAAGTGATGAAGTATGGGACACTTATCTAAAG AAATATCCAAATGCCAAGAGATTTCGAAAAAAAGGATTGCAACATTATGAGATGCTTGGAGAAATATTCAATAATACAACAGCCACTGGTGGTATGAGTTATGCCTCCACTCAACTTCCGCCTTCTTCAGTTGAGGAACGCCAACAAGAGCGTCATTTTTTTGGCACTGGAGCACATGTTGATATTGATCTTGAATTTGATGGTGATAATTAtggagaggaagaagaagttacTGGTGTACGTCGTCGAGCTACTTCTGCTCCACCAGATGCGCCAAaaccaaaagagaaaaagaacaaAGGGGCTAATTCTGCCTTCGACCAAGTGATGGGAGAACTTGCAAAAAGTATTTCTGCTAAGACTGAGGCATCATTAACACGGAGTGAGACTATGCGTAAGTATTATGAATCGAGAGAAAAAAGAATTAGTGAGGAAACCAGCAATGTCACTAATTCTTACAATGTGGAAGATTGTCAAAGCATTCTTGATGGTATTCCAGATCTGGATAACAAAATATACCTCAAAGCGTTGCATGAGTTTGTAGCAACCCCAGAATGGCGCGGAATATTCATGAGAATGAATGAGGAGTGTCGACGTGCTTATCTTGATTCATTGTTGGAGTga
- the LOC133833980 gene encoding protein ALP1-like yields MDDSDEEFEILFGDTSSSSSEELIGQVLMANRIHEMQKSQQIRRPLRTSNMSGRQYLLELLNGHPDRLFYTIRMDVNTFRSLCRRLVEMEVIEHDRVISVEEAVVMFLWIVTHNQQVRTVAERYQHSVETVCRQFGRVLDALCYLGNEVIRPLHFNNVQAEIQNNSKYFPWFKDCVGAIDGTHVSAVAPALKQLAYRGRKVDVTQNVMAACSFNMMFTYVYAGWEGIANDSRVLLDAIRKDDNFPMPPPGKYYVVDSGYPNMPGFLAPYRGERYHLRRFRGRGNHPRGAMELFNYRHSSLRNVIERCFGLLKARFPILKSMPPYLLGKQRRIPIACCTIHNWIKMHSINDRMFEQYSVDATPVEDIEGTESQSNTTIENQQEGDEAGISEAPQINFSQAYMAQMENVRDDIAGQMWLSYNNNV; encoded by the exons ATGGATGATTCAGATGAGGAGTTTGAAATATTATTTGGTGATACTTCGTCTTCATCAAGCGAGGAATTAATTGGTCAAGTTCTCATGGCTAATCGAATACATGAGATGCAAAAATCTCAACAGATTAGACGACCACTACGCACTTCAAATATGTCTGGACGTCAATATTTACTTGAGCTGCTAAATGGACATCCTGATAGATTGTTTTACACAATTAGAATGGACGTTAATACTTTTAGATCTTTATGTCGTCGATTAGTTGAAATGGAAGTCATAGAACATGACAGGGTAATTAGTGTTGAAGAAGCTGTTGTCATGTTTCTATGGATAGTAACACACAACCAACAAGTTAGGACTGTGGCCGAAAGATATCAACATTCGGTAGAAACTGTTTGTCGTCAGTTTGGTAGAGTGCTAGATGCATTGTGTTATTTAGGAAATGAAGTAATAAGGCCTCTTCACTTTAATAATGTGCAAgcagaaattcaaaataattcgAAGTATTTCCCATGGTTTAag GATTGTGTTGGAGCAATTGATGGTACTCATGTAAGTGCAGTTGCACCAGCTCTAAAACAACTTGCATATAGAGGAAGAAAAGTAGATGTAACACAAAATGTAATGGCTGCATGCTCCTTTAATATGATGTTTACTTATGTCTACGCTGGATGGGAAGGAATAGCCAATGACTCTCGAGTGCTTCTTGATGCAATTAGAAAAGACGATAACTTTCCCATGCCACCACCAG GTAAATACTATGTTGTTGATTCTGGCTATCCAAATATGCCTGGGTTTCTAGCACCATATCGTGGTGAACGTTATCACTTGCGTCGCTTTAGAGGAAGAGGGAACCATCCTAGAGGTGCGATGGAGTTATTCAATTATAGGCACTCATCATTGCGCAATGTGATTGAACGTTGTTTTGGACTTCTTAAAGCCAGGTTTCCCATTTTGAAGTCAATGCCTCCATACTTGCTTGGAAAGCAACGTCGAATACCAATAGCATGTTGCACTATCCACAACTGGATCAAAATGCATTCTATTAATGATAGAATGTTTGAACAATATTCAGTTGATGCTACACCTGTTGAAGATATTGAAGGAACTGAAAGCCAATCTAATACAACAATAGAAAACCAACAAGAAGGAGATGAAGCAGGAATTTCTGAGGCACCACAGATTAATTTCAGTCAAGCTTATATGGCTCAGATGGAAAATGTTAGAGATGACATTGCTGGACAAATGTGGCTTAGTTATAACAATAAtgtttag